In Oleiharenicola lentus, the following are encoded in one genomic region:
- a CDS encoding iron-containing alcohol dehydrogenase: protein MIVPTAITLLQPPRIHFGAGCAVEACAALARAGHRRVFVITSPSVRTPADALASPLRAAGAAIETVTGVPPEPTLACCEQLRAAAKAFAPDLVLAVGGGSVLDVAKLVAALHDRAEPASAFYGVNVLAGRRTALACVPTTAGTGSEVSPNALLFDEAAVAKKAVISPALVPDVAIVDPSLMLSLPPALTATTGLDALTHCLETYANRAAHPAVDLHSLEGVRLIGAHLARSVADGSDLAARTAVALGSLYGGLGLGPVNTAGVHALAYPLGGEFHLAHGLSIALLLPHVVRFNLPALPARHAALADALGCATTADLPDRLQQLVAACGIDARLSAHGIPRDALPRMADAGIQVTRLLKNNPREVTRADALRIYEAAF, encoded by the coding sequence ATGATTGTTCCGACTGCCATCACGCTGCTGCAGCCGCCGCGCATTCACTTCGGCGCGGGCTGCGCCGTGGAGGCGTGCGCCGCGCTCGCCCGCGCGGGCCATCGCCGCGTCTTCGTCATCACTTCGCCTTCCGTGCGGACCCCCGCCGATGCGCTCGCATCGCCGTTGCGCGCGGCCGGGGCCGCGATCGAGACGGTCACCGGCGTGCCGCCCGAGCCGACACTCGCCTGCTGCGAGCAATTGCGGGCCGCGGCGAAAGCCTTTGCCCCCGACCTCGTGCTCGCCGTCGGCGGCGGCAGCGTGCTCGACGTGGCCAAGCTCGTCGCCGCGCTGCACGACCGCGCGGAACCGGCCTCCGCTTTCTACGGCGTCAACGTGCTCGCCGGCCGCCGCACCGCCCTGGCCTGCGTGCCGACCACCGCCGGCACCGGCAGCGAGGTCTCGCCCAATGCCCTGCTCTTCGACGAGGCCGCCGTCGCGAAGAAGGCCGTGATCAGCCCGGCCCTCGTGCCCGATGTCGCCATCGTGGATCCGTCGCTGATGCTTTCGCTCCCGCCGGCCCTCACCGCCACCACCGGCCTCGACGCGCTCACGCACTGCCTCGAGACCTATGCCAACCGCGCCGCCCACCCGGCCGTGGATCTGCACTCGCTCGAGGGCGTGCGGCTCATCGGCGCGCATCTCGCGCGCAGCGTGGCCGACGGCTCCGATCTTGCGGCGCGCACCGCCGTCGCCCTCGGCAGCCTCTACGGCGGCCTCGGCCTCGGCCCGGTCAACACCGCCGGCGTCCACGCCCTCGCCTACCCGCTCGGCGGCGAGTTTCACCTGGCCCACGGCCTGTCCATCGCGCTGCTGCTGCCGCACGTCGTTCGCTTCAACCTGCCCGCGCTGCCCGCACGCCACGCGGCGCTGGCCGATGCCCTCGGTTGCGCGACAACCGCGGACCTGCCCGACCGGCTCCAGCAGCTCGTGGCCGCCTGCGGGATCGACGCCCGCCTCTCCGCCCACGGCATCCCGCGCGACGCGCTGCCGCGCATGGCCGACGCCGGCATTCAGGTCACCCGCCTCCTGAAGAACAACCCGCGCGAGGTCACCCGCGCCGACGCCCTGCGTATCTACGAAGCCGCTTTCTGA
- a CDS encoding dihydrodipicolinate synthase family protein, with product MTSFPRHHGVIVPLVTPVQPDGSLDEAAAERLVDHLASNGCGMLVLGTTGEVASLPAALRLRYVEIAVRVAAKRTPVFACPASNCVSFSLESGNAYLKAGVDAVVGILPNYYKLEAAEMLAYFERLADGIRGPLMIYNMPATTGMSLPLDVIETLARRSNVTGLKDSEGTAGRREEVAKRFGGRPDFSLFMGIAAHSIPALRLGFDGLVPSGGNLYPERWSALYQAARAGDWAKAEQLQTQLDAIGAVFQRNRTLGQSLAALKAGLGLRGLCGPAMVPPLLPLSAADQEAVRAELVRLG from the coding sequence ATGACTTCCTTTCCCCGCCATCATGGCGTGATCGTCCCCCTGGTCACGCCCGTCCAACCCGACGGTTCCCTCGACGAGGCCGCCGCCGAACGCCTCGTGGACCACCTCGCGAGCAACGGCTGCGGCATGCTCGTGCTCGGCACCACCGGCGAGGTTGCCTCCCTGCCCGCCGCCCTGCGCCTGCGCTACGTCGAGATCGCCGTGCGCGTCGCGGCCAAGCGCACCCCCGTCTTCGCCTGCCCGGCGTCGAACTGCGTCAGCTTCTCCCTTGAGTCGGGCAATGCCTACCTGAAGGCCGGCGTGGACGCCGTCGTCGGGATTCTGCCCAACTACTACAAGCTCGAGGCCGCCGAGATGCTTGCCTACTTCGAGCGCCTCGCCGACGGCATCCGCGGCCCGCTGATGATCTACAACATGCCCGCGACGACCGGCATGTCGCTCCCGCTGGACGTGATCGAGACGCTCGCCCGTCGGTCGAACGTCACCGGCCTCAAGGACTCCGAGGGCACCGCCGGCCGGCGCGAGGAAGTCGCGAAACGCTTCGGCGGACGTCCGGACTTCTCGCTCTTCATGGGCATCGCCGCGCACTCGATCCCGGCCCTGCGCCTCGGCTTCGACGGCCTCGTGCCCAGCGGCGGCAACCTCTACCCGGAACGCTGGTCCGCGCTCTACCAAGCCGCCCGCGCCGGCGACTGGGCCAAGGCCGAGCAGCTCCAGACGCAGCTCGACGCCATCGGCGCCGTCTTCCAGCGCAACCGCACCCTCGGCCAGTCGCTCGCCGCCCTCAAGGCCGGCCTCGGCCTGCGCGGACTTTGCGGTCCCGCCATGGTGCCACCCCTCCTCCCGCTGAGCGCCGCCGACCAGGAAGCCGTCCGCGCCGAACTCGTGCGGTTGGGCTAA
- a CDS encoding four-carbon acid sugar kinase family protein produces the protein MPHRPHIVLADDLTGAAEIAAIAHEAGLRAVVLTHLPTVPIAADVLVFDTDSRLLAPAAAARKVGAWAKCLAHTPHRGFFLKVDSVLRGSVLVHATATARALGRHRTLLLPANPSLGRTIRDGRYAVQGVPLHETAFARDPHHPRTSADVRVLLGRAPRTPVVSLPPSTSRLPDHGVAVGDTTSPADVRHWTDLLDSVTLPAGGADFFRAWLRSQGPSRHARARASRLVGPALFLHGSAMATNGSRLLRFRGQQAPTVARVAAALQRHGAVAVAPPDARLAGRDAPAALARGFADLAWKLHAQHAFTHLLIAGGATTAAVLSVLGWTDLEVIRVWGPGAVTLRPVRDPAFAVTLKPGSYAWPANLRRALPAGLFD, from the coding sequence ATGCCCCACCGACCCCACATCGTTCTCGCGGATGACCTGACCGGCGCGGCCGAGATCGCGGCCATCGCCCACGAAGCGGGCCTGCGCGCGGTCGTGCTCACCCACCTGCCGACCGTGCCCATCGCGGCCGACGTGCTCGTCTTCGACACCGATTCGCGCCTCCTCGCGCCCGCCGCCGCCGCCCGCAAGGTCGGCGCCTGGGCCAAGTGCCTCGCGCATACGCCGCACCGGGGTTTCTTCCTCAAGGTGGACTCCGTCCTCCGCGGCTCCGTGCTGGTCCACGCCACCGCCACCGCCCGCGCGCTCGGCCGGCACCGCACGCTGCTGTTGCCCGCGAACCCCTCGCTCGGCCGCACCATCCGCGACGGCCGCTACGCCGTGCAGGGCGTGCCGCTGCACGAAACCGCCTTCGCCCGCGACCCTCACCACCCGCGCACGAGCGCCGATGTCCGCGTGTTGCTCGGTCGCGCGCCCCGCACCCCCGTCGTCAGCCTGCCGCCGTCCACCAGCCGCCTGCCGGACCACGGCGTCGCGGTCGGCGACACCACCTCGCCCGCCGATGTCCGCCATTGGACGGATCTGCTGGACTCCGTGACGCTGCCCGCGGGCGGCGCCGATTTCTTCCGGGCCTGGCTCAGGTCGCAGGGCCCCTCGCGCCACGCCCGCGCCCGCGCGTCGCGCCTCGTTGGCCCCGCGCTTTTCCTGCACGGCTCCGCCATGGCGACGAACGGCTCGCGGCTGCTCCGGTTCCGCGGACAACAGGCCCCCACCGTCGCCCGCGTCGCCGCCGCGCTGCAGCGTCACGGCGCCGTCGCCGTCGCTCCGCCCGATGCACGGCTGGCCGGACGTGACGCGCCGGCCGCCCTGGCCCGCGGTTTTGCGGACCTCGCCTGGAAGCTGCACGCCCAACACGCCTTCACCCACCTGCTGATCGCAGGCGGCGCCACCACGGCGGCCGTGTTGTCCGTGCTGGGCTGGACCGACCTCGAGGTCATCCGCGTCTGGGGGCCGGGCGCGGTCACCCTCCGGCCGGTGCGCGATCCCGCATTTGCCGTCACGCTCAAACCGGGTAGCTATGCCTGGCCCGCCAACCTCCGCCGCGCCCTGCCCGCCGGCCTCTTCGACTGA
- the pdxA gene encoding 4-hydroxythreonine-4-phosphate dehydrogenase PdxA, with the protein MSGLPLLAITLGDPAGTGPELLTKALVLPEVRALCRPLVIGDAAVLAKACAYTGSAARVRGFSSPEEAQFADGEIAVHDLKNVDLARLQLGKADPRCGHAAYEYVKTAAELALAGRVGGIVTSAINKAALNAAGHHFDGHTGLLAEVCKAPGATMMLVADKLRVSHVSTHVSLRQAIDRVRPERIVKVLQLTNAAVQRLGIAQPKLAVAGLNPHAGEGGLFGDEEEKFIKPAIEQARALGLDVSGPWPGDTIFFRASQGEFDGTVAMFHDQGHVAAKMLGIWRGVNVTLGLPIIRTSVEHGTDFANAGTGRGDPRSLVEAIKLAAALARNPSARV; encoded by the coding sequence ATGTCCGGTCTCCCCCTCCTCGCGATCACGCTCGGCGATCCCGCCGGCACCGGCCCCGAGCTGCTCACCAAGGCCCTCGTGCTGCCCGAGGTGCGCGCCCTCTGCCGCCCGCTTGTCATCGGCGACGCCGCCGTCTTGGCGAAAGCCTGCGCCTACACCGGCTCGGCCGCCCGCGTGCGTGGCTTCAGCTCACCCGAAGAAGCCCAGTTCGCCGACGGCGAGATTGCCGTCCACGACCTGAAAAACGTGGACCTCGCCCGCCTGCAACTCGGCAAGGCCGACCCGCGGTGCGGCCACGCGGCCTACGAATACGTAAAGACCGCCGCCGAGCTCGCGCTCGCCGGACGCGTCGGCGGCATCGTCACCTCCGCCATCAACAAGGCTGCACTCAACGCCGCCGGCCACCACTTCGACGGCCACACCGGCCTGCTCGCCGAGGTCTGCAAGGCACCCGGCGCGACCATGATGCTCGTGGCCGACAAGCTCCGCGTGAGTCATGTCTCCACCCACGTCTCGCTCCGCCAGGCCATCGACCGCGTGCGCCCCGAGCGCATCGTCAAGGTGCTCCAGCTCACGAATGCCGCCGTGCAGCGCCTCGGCATCGCGCAGCCCAAGCTCGCCGTCGCCGGCCTCAACCCGCACGCGGGCGAGGGCGGCCTGTTCGGCGACGAGGAGGAGAAATTCATCAAGCCCGCGATCGAGCAGGCCCGCGCGCTCGGGCTCGACGTGAGCGGCCCGTGGCCGGGCGACACGATTTTCTTCCGCGCCTCCCAGGGCGAGTTCGACGGCACGGTCGCGATGTTTCACGACCAGGGCCACGTCGCCGCCAAGATGCTCGGCATCTGGCGCGGCGTAAACGTCACCCTCGGCCTGCCCATCATCCGCACCTCGGTGGAGCACGGCACGGACTTCGCCAACGCCGGCACCGGCCGCGGCGACCCGCGCAGCCTCGTGGAAGCCATCAAGCTCGCCGCCGCGCTGGCGCGCAACCCCTCCGCCAGAGTGTAA